The sequence CCCGGACCTGCCGGAGGACAGGCCCGTTTTCGACCTCTCCGCGGCCTTGGAGGCGGTGGCCGGAGACCGGGAGCTTTTCCTGGAAATCGCCCGGCTTTTTCTGAGCGAGCTTCCCCAGGCCGTGAGCGACATCAGGGAGGCGGTCCCGAACAGCGACGCCTCTCGCCTGGAACAGGGGGCCCACAAGCTGAAGGGGTCCCTGTCGATTGTGGGCGCCAAACGGGCCTTTGATGCGGCCTATGGTCTGGAGGTCCTCGGCAGG comes from Deltaproteobacteria bacterium and encodes:
- a CDS encoding Hpt domain-containing protein; its protein translation is MEGDRERCLEAGMDDYVSKPVKAEVFYRVIENLLNTGEKHDDVRTTALHAPPDLPEDRPVFDLSAALEAVAGDRELFLEIARLFLSELPQAVSDIREAVPNSDASRLEQGAHKLKGSLSIVGAKRAFDAAYGLEVLGR